One genomic segment of Candidatus Berkiella aquae includes these proteins:
- the mutL gene encoding DNA mismatch repair endonuclease MutL, producing MMKRISQLSSVLANQIAAGEVVEKPASVVKELVENSLDANSTLIEIDIEGGGIHLIRVRDNGEGIVKEDLSLAFARHATSKISSVVDLNAIVTLGFRGEALASVASISRCRLSSKAYGKEEAWQIQLSGDMTPIIHPVAHTQGTTVEIADLFYNTPVRRKFIRSEKSEFQAIDDTVKRLALSYPTVTFRLAHQGRQCRHYPGVSTLTKEASRIEKICGQTFINHALKIELEAHGLGLRGWLGKPELLKRQADCQYFFVNQRMVKDRLLNHVIKTLYLQQLGLDEGTHPSYVLYLTIEPSEVDVNVHPTKQEVRFSQPRHVHDFIAKAISDALGHPVQTNLLTKTQAPRKRQIPESFARKDLKEIAIYPQQMISKARRYAFIEDEEGVLVCDLIKGKNSLLAIYFSELWDNVPSQPLLFPLTIPLANDIQFESSYLSLFAALGYQLKIQDHALSLFIAPRITQPNSELILQMLGQMQLKQNKMNLCEYLAKQLSIQSLYTMDHDRFSWLLRRWIEMNPKGAWRRFSYDEFAQLIELPFNT from the coding sequence ATGATGAAAAGAATATCACAGTTAAGCAGTGTTTTAGCTAATCAAATTGCTGCAGGAGAAGTTGTAGAAAAACCGGCTTCTGTTGTTAAAGAATTAGTTGAAAACAGCTTAGATGCAAACAGCACGTTGATTGAAATTGATATAGAAGGTGGAGGCATCCATCTTATCCGTGTCAGAGATAACGGCGAAGGTATTGTCAAAGAAGATTTGTCGCTTGCTTTTGCTCGTCATGCAACCAGTAAAATTAGCTCGGTTGTGGATTTGAATGCGATTGTTACATTAGGTTTTCGTGGAGAAGCGCTGGCTAGCGTTGCTTCAATTTCACGCTGCCGATTATCTTCAAAAGCTTATGGCAAAGAAGAGGCTTGGCAAATTCAGCTGTCAGGTGATATGACTCCAATCATTCATCCCGTAGCCCATACGCAAGGTACAACCGTTGAAATTGCGGATTTATTTTATAATACTCCTGTGCGACGTAAATTTATTCGTAGCGAGAAATCAGAATTTCAAGCGATTGATGATACGGTCAAGCGTTTAGCGCTGAGTTATCCAACCGTGACTTTTCGTTTAGCCCATCAAGGCCGGCAGTGCCGTCATTATCCAGGTGTTTCTACTTTAACGAAAGAAGCTTCTCGGATAGAAAAAATTTGCGGCCAAACTTTTATCAATCATGCTTTAAAGATTGAACTGGAGGCGCATGGTTTAGGATTGCGAGGTTGGTTAGGAAAGCCTGAATTACTGAAACGTCAAGCAGACTGTCAGTATTTTTTTGTTAATCAACGTATGGTTAAAGATAGATTATTAAATCATGTGATTAAAACGCTATATCTTCAACAACTAGGCTTGGATGAAGGGACACATCCTAGTTATGTGTTATATCTGACCATTGAGCCTAGCGAAGTTGATGTCAATGTACATCCAACGAAACAAGAAGTGCGTTTTAGCCAACCAAGACATGTTCATGACTTTATCGCAAAAGCGATTAGTGACGCGCTAGGACATCCTGTACAAACGAATCTGCTTACCAAAACTCAAGCACCCCGCAAACGTCAAATACCAGAGTCTTTTGCAAGAAAGGATCTTAAAGAAATAGCGATATACCCACAACAGATGATATCGAAAGCACGTCGCTATGCCTTTATTGAAGATGAAGAGGGGGTACTTGTTTGCGATCTGATTAAAGGAAAAAATTCGCTATTAGCCATTTATTTTAGTGAGTTATGGGATAATGTGCCTTCTCAACCATTATTATTCCCCTTAACTATTCCGTTAGCCAATGATATTCAATTTGAATCTTCCTATTTATCATTGTTTGCAGCACTAGGATATCAATTAAAAATACAGGATCATGCGTTGTCATTGTTTATTGCACCACGCATTACGCAACCTAATAGCGAATTGATATTACAGATGCTAGGGCAAATGCAGTTAAAGCAAAATAAAATGAACTTATGCGAATATTTAGCAAAACAATTATCAATCCAGAGTTTATATACAATGGATCATGATAGATTTTCTTGGCTTTTAAGAAGATGGATTGAAATGAATCCAAAAGGTGCATGGCGACGCTTTTCTTATGATGAGTTTGCACAGTTGATTGAATTACCATTTAACACCTAA
- a CDS encoding LemA family protein: MRSLLQDSRGKVIIGIVILMAFCFLGSATWKDSLHKDERKVHSSFGIYRDAMNKRASLVPEMLELLRNYAPQEQAIAAELVKSYEDAMRYQPPEQILSNPKMAAEFFQLQKTLIENMNKAQSIAKNYPGLAENRLFYLLLNDWHEVNVQVTGSGELLNRYIQRYNSHLQGFPQSWYNKMTYRLTLKNPIEIPYAIR; encoded by the coding sequence GTGCGCTCATTGCTTCAAGACAGTAGAGGAAAGGTAATTATTGGGATTGTGATCCTGATGGCGTTTTGCTTTTTAGGAAGTGCTACTTGGAAAGATAGCTTGCACAAAGACGAGCGAAAGGTTCATTCCTCTTTTGGCATCTATCGAGATGCGATGAATAAGCGAGCAAGCCTTGTCCCTGAAATGCTCGAACTGTTAAGAAATTATGCGCCTCAAGAGCAAGCGATAGCCGCAGAGCTTGTTAAAAGCTACGAAGATGCGATGCGTTATCAGCCACCGGAACAAATCTTGTCAAACCCTAAGATGGCGGCAGAATTTTTTCAGCTTCAAAAGACATTGATTGAAAATATGAACAAAGCGCAATCCATTGCTAAAAATTATCCTGGCCTTGCGGAAAATCGATTGTTTTACTTGTTACTCAATGATTGGCATGAGGTGAATGTGCAGGTCACAGGGAGTGGAGAGCTTTTGAATCGCTATATTCAGCGTTATAACAGCCACCTCCAGGGGTTTCCTCAAAGTTGGTATAACAAGATGACTTATCGCCTTACGCTAAAAAATCCCATCGAAATTCCTTACGCTATTCGATAA
- the tsaE gene encoding tRNA (adenosine(37)-N6)-threonylcarbamoyltransferase complex ATPase subunit type 1 TsaE, which yields MKHLTLQYKIDSSSAMELLGNDLAKALPNGGIVYLQGDLGAGKTTFVRGFLRALGYEQTVKSPTYTLVEPYEFNQVVVYHFDLYRLSSSDELEGIGIRDYFHANAICLVEWPQKGAPLLPEPDLTLVIQIIENKRLVEIKANNNRGNDALQTLGRSITTDNQ from the coding sequence ATGAAGCATTTAACATTGCAATATAAAATAGATAGCTCATCAGCTATGGAGTTGTTGGGAAATGATTTAGCTAAAGCTTTGCCTAACGGTGGTATTGTTTATTTGCAAGGAGATTTAGGGGCAGGTAAAACAACATTCGTGCGAGGTTTTCTGCGCGCACTAGGTTATGAACAGACCGTAAAAAGTCCAACTTATACTTTGGTTGAACCTTATGAATTTAATCAAGTTGTTGTTTATCATTTCGACTTATATCGACTTAGCTCAAGTGATGAATTAGAAGGTATCGGGATCCGAGATTATTTTCATGCAAATGCTATTTGCCTGGTAGAGTGGCCGCAAAAAGGTGCACCTCTTTTACCGGAACCGGATCTGACATTAGTGATACAAATTATTGAAAACAAACGTCTTGTGGAAATTAAAGCAAATAACAACAGGGGAAATGATGCGTTACAAACATTGGGTCGCAGCATTACTACTGACAATCAGTAG
- the hfq gene encoding RNA chaperone Hfq: MPKGQSLQDPFLNALRKEKIPVSIYLVNGIKLQGQVESFDQFVVLLKNSVSQMVYKHAISTVVPARNITTKLPLVGQNGDDFTVGNQ; encoded by the coding sequence ATGCCAAAAGGGCAATCATTACAAGACCCTTTTCTCAATGCCTTGCGTAAAGAGAAAATCCCGGTTTCCATTTACCTGGTCAATGGGATTAAATTACAAGGCCAAGTTGAGTCTTTCGACCAATTTGTTGTTTTATTAAAAAATAGCGTTAGTCAGATGGTATATAAGCATGCCATTTCGACAGTTGTCCCAGCTAGAAATATCACTACTAAATTACCATTAGTGGGACAAAACGGTGATGATTTTACAGTAGGTAATCAATAA
- a CDS encoding TPM domain-containing protein codes for MRVFVILLLCVISLISAPVNAYLSTNKVIDEAHILDLKTHDYLATMLSQAAKDQGIDITIMLVDDDTVLDHGAFAWQVVMAKEATLKNKKSPKKRVYLILNASSHQAAIVLGDPTLFELSLQESLTEIQQKILIPNIQKNELNMAVQLTAMAMISALEDWSGVSSKPSASVEVPWLLNGLKWGAQLGLIIAFLMLLRVLFHRPHWRELSVADEEHLNRHQQQSIEMAYWRTHRHIRNS; via the coding sequence ATGCGTGTGTTCGTTATATTGTTACTGTGCGTCATTTCCTTGATAAGTGCACCCGTTAACGCATACTTGTCAACGAACAAGGTCATCGATGAAGCGCATATTCTTGATCTTAAAACACATGATTATCTTGCAACGATGTTATCGCAAGCTGCTAAAGACCAAGGGATTGATATCACCATTATGCTTGTCGACGATGACACCGTTTTAGATCATGGTGCGTTTGCTTGGCAGGTTGTCATGGCAAAAGAAGCAACGCTTAAAAATAAAAAATCACCTAAGAAGAGAGTTTATTTAATTCTCAATGCAAGTTCCCATCAAGCCGCTATTGTTTTAGGAGATCCCACTTTATTTGAACTTTCATTGCAAGAAAGTTTAACGGAGATCCAGCAAAAAATTCTTATCCCCAACATTCAAAAAAATGAGCTGAATATGGCGGTACAATTGACTGCAATGGCAATGATTTCTGCCTTAGAAGATTGGTCAGGCGTGTCGTCTAAACCATCTGCATCGGTTGAGGTGCCTTGGTTGCTCAATGGGTTAAAATGGGGTGCACAATTAGGTCTTATTATCGCTTTTTTAATGTTATTGCGGGTTTTATTTCATCGCCCACATTGGCGAGAATTATCCGTTGCAGACGAGGAGCATTTGAATAGACACCAACAGCAAAGTATCGAGATGGCTTATTGGCGAACACATCGCCATATCCGAAATTCTTAA
- the hflX gene encoding ribosome rescue GTPase HflX has protein sequence MFERPGRGERAVLVHVTFRRQSEQADLQELGELAFAAGVTTVAKITTQRDKPDPKHYIGQGKLAEILDAVSLHEAEVVIFNHELSPSQERNVERFVKCRVLSRTGLILDIFAQRARTFEGKLQVELAQLEHLSTRLVRGWTHLERQKGGIGLRGPGETQLETDRRLIRDRIMAIQKRLDKVRQQRGQSRHARTRAEIPTIALVGYTNAGKSTLFNALTGAHVFVANQLFATLDPTLRAIELTGIGKVVLADTVGFIRQLPHTLVDAFRATLEETSQAHLLLHVVDAHDEKFEEHMHEVNQVLADIGANDVSQLTVFNKADLLVGQGFQSGDCERDKDGKITKIWVSAQTKEGLDLLREALQGRLSIETIEGSVYLAPEQGQLRSQLFALQAVLEEKDLSEGGWKIKIKTTKYHWEKLCQQYAGLASVFQGKDKKRG, from the coding sequence TTGTTCGAACGGCCAGGGCGCGGTGAACGGGCTGTTCTTGTCCACGTAACCTTTCGACGTCAATCTGAGCAAGCGGATCTTCAAGAGCTTGGAGAGCTTGCTTTTGCAGCCGGAGTAACAACGGTTGCTAAGATAACGACACAACGTGATAAACCTGACCCCAAGCATTACATTGGTCAAGGAAAATTGGCAGAGATCCTTGATGCGGTTAGTTTACATGAAGCTGAAGTGGTTATTTTTAATCATGAGCTCAGCCCTTCACAAGAACGCAATGTAGAACGTTTTGTGAAGTGTCGCGTACTCTCTAGAACGGGCTTAATTCTTGATATCTTTGCACAACGTGCTCGTACCTTTGAAGGTAAACTCCAAGTTGAATTGGCGCAATTGGAGCATTTATCTACGCGATTAGTGAGAGGATGGACCCACCTTGAAAGACAAAAAGGAGGGATAGGACTAAGAGGACCCGGTGAAACGCAGCTAGAAACGGATCGTCGATTAATTCGTGACAGGATTATGGCGATTCAAAAACGTTTAGATAAAGTTCGCCAGCAACGCGGACAAAGCCGTCACGCGAGAACGCGCGCAGAAATTCCAACGATTGCTTTGGTAGGATATACCAATGCCGGCAAATCCACTTTATTTAATGCTTTAACGGGGGCTCATGTTTTTGTTGCTAATCAATTATTTGCAACGCTTGATCCAACCTTGCGAGCGATAGAGCTAACCGGTATTGGTAAAGTCGTATTGGCAGATACGGTAGGCTTTATACGTCAGTTACCCCATACGCTGGTTGATGCATTTAGAGCGACCTTGGAAGAAACGAGTCAAGCACATTTGCTATTACATGTGGTTGATGCGCATGATGAGAAGTTTGAAGAACATATGCATGAAGTGAACCAGGTACTTGCCGATATTGGCGCTAATGATGTTTCTCAGCTAACTGTTTTTAATAAGGCGGATTTACTGGTGGGGCAAGGTTTTCAATCTGGGGATTGTGAACGAGACAAAGATGGTAAAATAACCAAAATATGGGTTTCTGCCCAAACGAAAGAAGGATTAGATTTGCTGAGAGAAGCTTTGCAAGGTAGGCTTAGCATCGAAACAATCGAGGGTAGTGTCTATTTGGCACCTGAGCAGGGACAGCTTCGTTCGCAGTTATTTGCTTTACAAGCCGTGCTTGAAGAAAAAGACCTTTCCGAAGGTGGATGGAAAATTAAGATTAAGACAACTAAATATCATTGGGAAAAGCTTTGCCAACAATATGCTGGTTTAGCATCAGTGTTTCAGGGTAAAGACAAGAAAAGAGGTTAA
- a CDS encoding queuosine precursor transporter, translating to MLTKKYAQRHEQVFLLLAGIFLGTLGIINILGLTRFIDLSFTFANQEIPMIIPIGVLPYPITFLCTDIISEFYGKARANRVVWIGLIVNLWILLIIWFAGFLPPSVALDPVTHLPATTHPDYAFFRIRNFTTGCVIGSMLAYLIAQLLDVHLFHYWKKVTHGKHLWLRNNASTLVSQLVDTTIVIFSTHWFSNGLPLSPEKGVLTQIFTLILCCYCFKAICALLDTIPFYLVVLGLRRYFGITEYAQETNSLIAITSS from the coding sequence GTGTTAACTAAAAAATATGCCCAAAGACACGAACAAGTTTTTCTCTTGCTCGCCGGGATCTTTCTGGGCACACTTGGTATTATCAATATTCTTGGTCTAACACGTTTTATTGACCTGAGTTTTACTTTCGCCAATCAAGAAATCCCCATGATCATCCCTATTGGGGTGCTTCCCTACCCAATTACCTTTTTATGCACAGACATTATTTCTGAATTTTATGGCAAAGCACGTGCTAATCGCGTGGTCTGGATAGGTCTGATTGTCAATCTCTGGATTTTATTAATTATTTGGTTTGCAGGTTTTTTACCGCCTAGTGTTGCGCTTGATCCTGTGACGCACCTGCCTGCAACCACGCATCCTGATTATGCTTTTTTCCGTATTCGAAATTTTACAACAGGATGTGTTATTGGCTCCATGCTAGCTTACCTTATTGCGCAACTATTAGACGTTCACCTATTCCATTATTGGAAAAAAGTCACTCATGGTAAGCATCTATGGCTAAGAAATAATGCATCAACCTTGGTGAGCCAATTGGTTGATACCACCATTGTCATCTTCTCAACCCATTGGTTCTCGAATGGGTTACCCCTATCACCAGAGAAAGGCGTTCTTACACAAATTTTTACACTGATTCTCTGTTGCTACTGTTTTAAAGCTATTTGCGCATTGTTAGATACCATTCCCTTTTATTTAGTGGTTTTAGGTTTGCGTCGTTACTTTGGCATAACCGAATACGCGCAAGAAACCAACTCTCTTATTGCCATAACCTCTTCTTAA
- a CDS encoding CBU_0592 family membrane protein: protein MIELLTQMANLIGIIGVIVLVLAYYLLQSNRLSSKSISYSLMNVIGASFILYSLILDWNTPAVIMESVWIVISLAALFKAITKKNA from the coding sequence TTGATTGAACTTCTAACGCAAATGGCCAATTTAATTGGTATTATCGGTGTCATTGTCCTTGTTTTAGCTTACTATTTATTACAATCTAATCGACTTTCTTCTAAAAGCATTAGTTATTCATTAATGAATGTTATTGGCGCAAGCTTCATCTTATATTCATTGATCCTTGACTGGAACACCCCTGCAGTTATCATGGAATCAGTATGGATTGTTATTAGTTTAGCTGCATTATTTAAAGCTATTACTAAGAAAAATGCTTAA
- a CDS encoding NAD(P)H-hydrate dehydratase produces MTELPLALYRGQDVKALDRLAIQTENISGYQLMNRAGLVLWQILQTRWSNVKKIIVFCGNGNNGGDGLILARLAKDHGLDVTVYEIQKPNENSTLEATQARQDWLARGNITLYSGQSLDGDLIIDAMLGTGARAPLAPQFQEAIHQINRSRLSVLAVDLPSGLHADTGNNLGAVIRADMTVTFIGLKVGLFLKEAIDNVGEIIFDDLSIHQSLYANIKPCAWRLTHEQVMSALKKRPLSSHKGHFGHVAVIGGGITGYSGAPALAGEAAMRAGAGLVSAVVAPESLPLLARSPRELMCYGPEKVKECETLFTRATVFVVGPGLSQTAWGKQFFQATLTQKKPMIVDADGLNWLAQYPQKSMHWILTPHPAEAARLLNCSVEQVQADRLQAAIDIQQRYGGVIVLKGAGTVIISESGEAVINPGGYPALATAGTGDVLAGLIGGLLAQGLSPMQAALLGVSTHTQAALIEQSFGERGMIASDLLLHIRTLLNTFDTQ; encoded by the coding sequence ATGACAGAATTACCTCTTGCGCTCTATCGAGGACAAGATGTTAAAGCATTAGACCGACTTGCAATTCAAACAGAAAATATTTCTGGTTACCAATTAATGAATCGCGCAGGCCTTGTGCTATGGCAAATACTACAAACGCGCTGGTCGAATGTGAAAAAGATTATCGTCTTTTGTGGTAATGGTAATAATGGGGGCGATGGTCTTATTTTAGCGCGTTTAGCAAAAGATCATGGGCTTGATGTCACGGTTTATGAAATACAAAAGCCAAACGAGAACAGCACGCTTGAGGCAACACAAGCGCGTCAAGATTGGCTAGCAAGAGGGAATATAACACTTTATTCAGGCCAATCTCTTGACGGTGATTTAATTATCGATGCAATGCTAGGGACTGGTGCAAGAGCGCCGTTAGCCCCGCAATTCCAAGAAGCGATTCATCAGATCAATCGAAGTCGTCTATCTGTGTTAGCGGTTGATTTACCTTCTGGCTTACATGCTGATACGGGAAATAATCTGGGAGCAGTCATTCGAGCCGATATGACGGTCACTTTCATTGGCTTGAAAGTGGGATTATTTCTTAAAGAGGCTATTGATAATGTAGGCGAGATTATCTTTGATGATTTAAGTATTCATCAATCACTTTATGCCAATATCAAACCCTGTGCTTGGCGTTTAACCCACGAGCAAGTGATGAGTGCATTAAAGAAACGCCCACTGTCTAGTCATAAAGGACATTTTGGGCACGTTGCTGTTATTGGGGGCGGCATCACCGGATACAGTGGTGCCCCCGCATTAGCAGGGGAAGCTGCAATGCGTGCTGGAGCAGGATTAGTTTCTGCCGTAGTTGCCCCAGAAAGTTTACCTTTACTTGCACGTTCGCCACGTGAATTGATGTGTTATGGTCCTGAAAAAGTAAAAGAATGCGAAACACTGTTTACGCGTGCAACCGTATTTGTCGTCGGCCCCGGGTTGTCGCAAACCGCTTGGGGAAAACAATTTTTTCAAGCGACTTTAACACAAAAAAAACCGATGATAGTTGATGCTGATGGATTAAATTGGTTAGCGCAATATCCGCAAAAATCAATGCATTGGATCTTAACGCCGCACCCTGCAGAAGCAGCCAGATTATTAAATTGTTCTGTTGAACAAGTTCAAGCAGATAGATTACAAGCGGCTATCGATATACAGCAACGTTATGGTGGCGTTATTGTGCTCAAAGGAGCAGGTACCGTCATTATTTCAGAATCGGGGGAAGCGGTAATTAACCCAGGTGGCTATCCTGCGTTAGCAACAGCAGGAACAGGAGATGTCTTAGCGGGTTTAATCGGTGGCTTATTAGCACAAGGGCTTTCTCCGATGCAAGCTGCATTATTAGGGGTGAGTACTCATACACAAGCGGCATTGATTGAACAATCGTTTGGCGAACGTGGCATGATAGCCAGTGATTTACTGCTCCATATTCGCACCTTATTAAATACATTTGATACACAATGA
- a CDS encoding N-acetylmuramoyl-L-alanine amidase: MMRYKHWVAALLLTISSSSVWPAQKIESLRVWASPESTRIVLDLSGEVKYKLFILENPYRAVLDIADTELKSKLDETMLEGSGIKRVRYAHENGRVRIVFDLDSKATANSFILSPNQSYNHRLVVDLAQAIKTPAIVKADAKKYSTREFIVAIDPGHGGDDTGAIGLKKKLREKDVVFAVSKKLEALINAQKGMRAYLIRSGDYYVGLRKRMSLAREQGADLFISVHADSFNDPRASGASVYVLSEKGASNEASRWLAERENRADLVGGISLEDKGDVLASVLLDLSQTASRNASQELAAQLIANLGKVTDLHHKSVQRAGFMVLKSPDIPSVLVELGFISNHKGEEKLAHATHQQALANALLTGIKSYAAKRSAPVKHDDSNMAHRNNREEVLASR; the protein is encoded by the coding sequence ATGATGCGTTACAAACATTGGGTCGCAGCATTACTACTGACAATCAGTAGTTCGTCGGTATGGCCCGCGCAAAAAATAGAAAGTTTAAGAGTGTGGGCTTCCCCGGAGAGTACACGAATTGTTTTGGATTTATCTGGCGAAGTTAAATACAAATTATTTATTTTAGAAAACCCATATCGTGCTGTGCTTGATATAGCAGATACCGAGCTCAAATCTAAATTAGATGAAACGATGCTAGAAGGTTCTGGCATTAAGCGAGTGCGTTATGCTCATGAAAATGGTAGAGTCAGAATTGTTTTTGATTTAGATTCAAAGGCAACAGCGAACAGTTTTATTTTGTCTCCCAATCAATCTTATAACCATCGTTTAGTGGTGGATTTAGCACAAGCTATCAAAACACCAGCTATCGTAAAAGCGGATGCAAAAAAATATTCGACCAGAGAATTCATTGTTGCTATTGATCCTGGACATGGTGGCGATGACACAGGCGCAATAGGTTTAAAAAAGAAACTTCGTGAAAAAGATGTTGTCTTTGCTGTCTCTAAGAAATTGGAAGCTTTAATTAATGCTCAAAAAGGCATGCGTGCTTATTTGATTCGCTCTGGCGATTATTATGTGGGCTTGCGAAAAAGAATGAGTTTAGCCAGAGAGCAAGGTGCAGATTTGTTTATTTCGGTGCATGCCGATAGTTTTAACGATCCAAGAGCAAGCGGTGCTTCTGTCTATGTGTTATCCGAAAAAGGGGCAAGTAATGAGGCTTCTAGATGGCTCGCTGAAAGAGAAAACCGGGCAGACTTAGTGGGTGGAATCAGTTTAGAAGATAAGGGAGATGTACTGGCTTCGGTATTGTTAGATCTGTCACAAACAGCAAGTCGAAATGCCAGTCAAGAATTAGCAGCTCAGCTTATTGCTAATCTGGGGAAAGTGACGGATCTTCATCATAAGTCAGTGCAACGTGCAGGTTTTATGGTTTTAAAGTCACCTGATATCCCATCGGTATTGGTAGAATTAGGATTCATTTCTAATCATAAAGGAGAAGAGAAATTAGCTCATGCCACGCATCAGCAAGCATTAGCGAATGCGTTACTTACCGGAATTAAGTCTTATGCAGCCAAACGCTCAGCGCCTGTTAAGCATGATGATTCTAATATGGCGCATAGGAATAATAGAGAAGAAGTATTGGCATCTCGATAA
- the miaA gene encoding tRNA (adenosine(37)-N6)-dimethylallyltransferase MiaA, with product MLKQLPILCIIGPTASGKTDASLALAEHLPIEIINVDSAQIYQMMDIGSGKPSKEILAKIPHHLMNILDPAQAYSAGQFCHDAIKAIHEIQSRDRIPVLVGGTMLYFKVLQEGLSELPGSSPSIRAQLDKAMQDNGLESLYQRLQQVDPERALQIKPTDPQRIQRALEIYELTGKTMSQWLLTPRTTLHDYTFVNLGILPMTTPREVLHRRITQRFENMLSAGLVEEVNVLFQRGDLDINLPALRAVGYRQVWQYLAGHLNEQEMKEQAIAATRQLAKRQLTWLRSWPNLTSIDFLDPEILTKIEKHIVI from the coding sequence ATGCTTAAACAGTTACCCATTCTTTGTATTATTGGGCCAACAGCAAGCGGTAAAACAGATGCAAGCCTCGCTTTGGCAGAACATTTACCTATTGAAATTATTAATGTTGATTCTGCACAAATTTATCAAATGATGGATATTGGCTCAGGTAAACCCAGTAAAGAGATACTTGCCAAAATCCCACATCATTTAATGAATATTTTGGATCCTGCCCAAGCTTATAGTGCAGGGCAGTTCTGTCATGATGCCATTAAAGCCATTCATGAAATCCAATCAAGAGATCGAATACCCGTATTAGTTGGCGGGACAATGCTTTATTTTAAGGTTTTACAAGAGGGATTATCAGAGCTGCCAGGTAGCTCTCCTTCGATCCGCGCACAATTAGATAAAGCAATGCAGGATAATGGGTTGGAATCATTATATCAACGATTACAACAAGTGGATCCAGAGCGTGCACTACAGATAAAACCCACTGATCCACAACGGATTCAGCGTGCATTAGAAATCTATGAATTGACGGGTAAAACCATGTCACAGTGGCTGTTAACCCCTCGTACAACGTTACATGATTATACATTTGTTAATCTTGGTATATTGCCAATGACAACGCCAAGAGAGGTGCTTCATCGCCGTATTACGCAGCGTTTTGAAAATATGCTATCAGCCGGTTTAGTCGAAGAAGTGAACGTTCTTTTTCAGCGCGGCGATTTAGATATTAACTTACCCGCATTGCGTGCAGTCGGTTATCGTCAAGTATGGCAATACTTAGCGGGACACTTAAACGAACAAGAGATGAAAGAGCAGGCAATAGCGGCAACACGACAATTAGCAAAACGTCAGTTAACATGGTTAAGAAGTTGGCCGAATTTAACGAGTATCGATTTTCTCGATCCAGAAATACTAACTAAAATTGAGAAACATATCGTCATTTGA